In the genome of Vicia villosa cultivar HV-30 ecotype Madison, WI linkage group LG7, Vvil1.0, whole genome shotgun sequence, one region contains:
- the LOC131621028 gene encoding xylan O-acetyltransferase 1-like: protein MQPLRRKTPLFTSEIGAMKGRKNSNLSIFVVVFSIFLFGIFMYNEDVKSIAEFPFSRPKVQETHQENPKKVESLHRDTEKVVVEEEDSTVVDDTKKDVVEETVTETVAKSSRTKLEKSDDGDEDSDEHVEVKKVVMTEKEEKIELLEDEEEDEEEVELPPKDCDLFNGEWVLDNMTHPLYKEEECEFLTSQVTCMRNGRRDSLYQNWKWQPRDCSMPKFKPRLLFKKIRGKRVMFVGDSLNRNQWESMVCMVQSVVPSDKKTWYKTGSLAILKIEEPGNIITTVEFYWSPFLVESNSDDPNMHSILNRIIMPESIEKHGVNWKNADYLIFNTYIWWMNTFNMKVLRGSFDEGATEYDEVPRPEAYERVMRTWSKWVDEHIDPNRTKVFFTGTSPLHIKSEDWNNPDGIKCAKETTPVLNMSTPLNVGTDRRLFVIANNVTKSMKVPVYFINITTLSEYRKDAHTSVYTIRQGKMLTPEQQADPTTYADCIHWCLPGLPDIWNEFLYTQIIAQS from the exons ATGCAGCCTCTTCGTCGTAAGACTCCTCTTTTCACCTCAGAAATAGGGGCAATGAAGGGTCGCAAGAACAGTAACCTTTCTATTTTTGTAGTGGTTTTTTCCATTTTCCTCTTTGGGATATTCATGTACAATGAAGATGTTAAATCAATAGCTGAATTCCCATTCTCAAGGCCTAAAGTTCAAGAAACCCATCAAGAAAATCCCAAAAAGGTTGAGTCTTTACATAGAGATACAGAGAAAGTTGTTGTAGAAGAAGAAGACAGTACTGTTGTTGATGATACCAAGAAAGATGTTGTGGAAGAAACTGTTACAGAAACTGTTGCAAAAAGTTCAAGAACTAAACTTGAGAAAAgtgatgatggtgatgaagatTCTGATGAACATGTTGAGGTGAAAAAGGTTGTGATgacagagaaagaagagaagattgaGTTGTtagaagatgaggaagaagatgaagaagaggttGAGTTGCCACCAAAAGATTGTGACTTGTTTAATGGTGAATGGGTTTTAGATAACATGACACATCCTTTGtataaagaagaagaatgtgaattTCTTACTTCTCAAGTTACATGTATGAGGAATGGAAGACGTGATTCTTTGTATCAGAACTGGAAATGGCAACCTAGAGATTGTTCTATGCCAAA GTTCAAGCCAAGGTTGTTGTTTAAGAAGATAAGAGGGAAAAGAGTAATGTTTGTTGGAGATTCTCTGAATAGAAACCAGTGGGAATCAATGGTTTGTATGGTTCAGTCTGTGGTTCCTTCAGATAAGAAGACTTGGTATAAGACTGGTTCTCTTGCAATCTTGAAAATTGAG GAGCCAGGGAATATAATTACTACGGTGGAATTCTACTGGTCCCCATTTCTTGTAGAATCAAATTCAGATGATCCAAATATGCACAGCATATTGAACCGGATAATAATGCCTGAATCAATTGAAAAGCATGGGGTGAATTGGAAGAATGCAGATTATCTTATCTTTAATACCTACATATGGTGGATGAACACTTTCAATATGAAAGTATT ACGAGGATCGTTTGACGAAGGCGCAACGGAATATGATGAAGTCCCTAGGCCAGAAGCATATGAGAGAGTGATGAGGACATGGTCAAAATGGGTGGATGAACACATTGACCCAAATAGAACCAAAGTTTTCTTCACTGGCACGTCACCTCTTCATATCAA GAGTGAGGACTGGAACAACCCTGATGGCATAAAATGTGctaaagaaacaactccagttcTGAATATGTCGACCCCGTTGAATGTGGGCACGGATCGTCGACTTTTCGTCATTGCCAACAATGTGACAAAATCAATGAAGGTTCCTGTGTACTTTATTAACATCACAACCTTATCAGAGTATAGAAAAGATGCACATACCTCTGTTTATACAATACGTCAAGGAAAGATGCTAACTCCTGAACAACAAGCAGACCCAACAACTTATGCAGATTGTATTCATTGGTGTTTACCAGGATTACCAGACATTTGGAACGAGTTCCTTTATACGCAAATCATCGCTCAATCTTGA